One window from the genome of Paenibacillus azoreducens encodes:
- a CDS encoding ABC transporter permease — MARLKLDNAPRLPSPSYWRKLRGDIRKDWDLYIALLPGIAFLLLFKYTPMYGIVIAFQDFNIFSGIGDSPWVGFEHFERLFQSPKFAQVFWNTFMISVLKIVLLFPLPIVLAILLNELTKMWFKRPVQTIIYMPHFLSWVIVSGLFMDLLSVNGGLVNRIIEWMGGEPIKFFLDNSFFRWLLVSTAGWKEAGWGTIVYLAALSSIDPQLYEAAKIDGANKFKQILHITLPGLVPVILLMFILRLGSILEAGTEQILVMYNPVVYNVSDVIGTYVYRTGLGEQNYSFASAVGLFESVVGFVLIVGGNYISRRFLNRGIW; from the coding sequence ATGGCTAGGCTGAAATTGGACAATGCTCCTCGCTTGCCTTCGCCGTCATATTGGCGAAAGCTGCGGGGCGACATTCGGAAGGATTGGGACTTGTACATCGCGCTTTTGCCCGGGATTGCCTTTCTTCTTCTGTTCAAGTACACACCAATGTATGGCATCGTCATTGCGTTTCAGGACTTCAATATTTTCAGCGGAATCGGGGACAGTCCTTGGGTAGGGTTCGAACATTTCGAACGGTTGTTTCAATCGCCGAAGTTTGCACAGGTGTTCTGGAATACCTTTATGATTTCCGTACTTAAAATCGTGCTCCTCTTCCCGCTGCCGATCGTGCTTGCGATTCTGCTGAACGAGCTCACAAAAATGTGGTTCAAGCGCCCGGTGCAAACGATTATATACATGCCTCACTTCCTGTCTTGGGTTATCGTCAGCGGGCTGTTCATGGATCTGCTCTCTGTCAATGGCGGGCTGGTGAATCGGATCATCGAATGGATGGGAGGAGAACCGATCAAGTTCTTTCTCGACAACAGCTTCTTCCGATGGCTGCTTGTGAGCACAGCGGGTTGGAAGGAAGCGGGATGGGGGACAATCGTATATTTGGCTGCCTTAAGCTCTATCGACCCGCAGCTGTATGAAGCGGCAAAGATTGATGGGGCGAACAAATTCAAGCAAATTCTGCACATTACGCTTCCGGGGCTTGTGCCAGTCATTCTGCTCATGTTTATTCTTCGTCTCGGTAGTATTTTGGAGGCCGGAACAGAGCAAATTCTCGTCATGTATAATCCTGTCGTCTACAACGTGTCGGATGTTATCGGAACGTATGTGTATCGTACCGGCCTTGGCGAGCAGAATTACAGTTTCGCGTCTGCTGTTGGGCTGTTCGAATCCGTTGTTGGATTTGTCCTTATCGTGGGCGGAAATTATATCAGCCGGCGTTTTCTGAATCGAGGCATTTGGTAG
- a CDS encoding extracellular solute-binding protein: protein MQRKKVWVTIIAMTLVLSLLGCNNTKSEQGANGSEGGGKQLRQLMQFDRFEPNGDPVALYLKEKTGYSVKYEMLPAENADEKLNLLMANKEPYDVMKLGSAQYYQLVSSGALEPLDDLIEKYGTNMKQVISPDSWNGARYEGKIYAIPETGSGATSSNALVVRQDWLDELGLKMPTNLDELVTVLRAFKEKKNVIPLTGGKVPVHSDIASVFGLTTPWLERDGKIIHSVEAPEMKEYLTFMNTLYKEGLIDSEWGINTADKSIEKMASGKAAMYSPGWWIAPNLENALAKNFPDAKLAIVPVLKDKSGKARVGSPGNTINYYIAIPKFSKNKEEAMKWLDMKFDKDIFKGISIGEEGVHHKFENGAYTPIMPKFADERTNASAFLTGVDEKNYPTYWQARLKKNPFVESYFNTFQKNAEGLIETDPLGSAPPLPEISKNVQKLNKYEEDTFINFISGTEPLDNYDQFLAEWRAQGGADMVKAANDWYANR from the coding sequence ATGCAACGGAAAAAGGTCTGGGTTACGATCATTGCAATGACGCTGGTTTTATCGCTTCTTGGCTGTAATAACACGAAGTCGGAACAAGGCGCGAATGGCAGCGAGGGGGGCGGCAAGCAGCTGCGCCAGCTGATGCAGTTCGACCGCTTCGAACCGAATGGCGATCCGGTCGCTTTGTACTTGAAGGAGAAGACGGGGTATTCGGTCAAATATGAGATGCTCCCAGCGGAAAATGCGGACGAAAAGTTAAATCTGCTCATGGCCAACAAGGAGCCATATGATGTCATGAAACTAGGTTCTGCGCAGTATTATCAGCTTGTATCATCCGGCGCGCTGGAACCGCTTGATGATCTGATCGAGAAGTACGGAACCAACATGAAGCAGGTTATTAGCCCGGATTCCTGGAATGGCGCCCGATATGAAGGCAAAATCTATGCGATTCCGGAAACCGGAAGCGGCGCAACGTCATCAAATGCCCTTGTGGTTCGTCAGGATTGGCTGGATGAACTGGGCCTTAAGATGCCGACGAATCTGGATGAGCTGGTCACGGTGCTGCGGGCATTCAAAGAGAAGAAAAATGTCATTCCGCTGACGGGAGGCAAAGTTCCGGTACACTCGGACATCGCCAGTGTCTTTGGCTTGACGACGCCTTGGCTGGAGCGGGACGGGAAGATCATTCACTCCGTTGAGGCCCCGGAAATGAAGGAATACCTGACATTCATGAATACACTATACAAAGAAGGTCTCATTGATTCGGAATGGGGCATTAATACGGCAGACAAATCGATCGAAAAGATGGCCAGCGGCAAGGCCGCCATGTACAGTCCGGGATGGTGGATAGCTCCCAATTTGGAGAATGCGCTTGCGAAGAACTTCCCGGACGCAAAGCTTGCGATCGTGCCGGTGCTGAAGGACAAATCGGGTAAGGCGCGCGTTGGCTCGCCTGGCAATACCATCAATTATTACATTGCGATTCCGAAGTTCTCGAAGAACAAGGAAGAGGCAATGAAGTGGCTCGACATGAAGTTCGACAAGGATATTTTCAAGGGTATTTCCATCGGTGAGGAAGGCGTGCATCATAAGTTCGAAAATGGTGCCTACACGCCAATCATGCCGAAATTCGCTGATGAGCGTACAAATGCAAGTGCCTTCTTAACGGGCGTGGACGAGAAGAACTATCCGACATACTGGCAGGCGAGACTAAAGAAGAACCCGTTCGTGGAGAGCTACTTCAACACATTCCAGAAAAATGCGGAGGGTCTCATTGAAACAGATCCACTTGGCTCCGCACCTCCTTTGCCGGAGATATCGAAAAATGTGCAAAAGCTGAACAAATACGAAGAAGACACATTCATCAACTTCATCAGCGGAACGGAGCCGCTCGACAATTATGACCAGTTTCTTGCAGAATGGCGCGCACAAGGGGGAGCGGATATGGTGAAGGCGGCTAATGATTGGTACGCCAATCGTTAG
- a CDS encoding carbohydrate ABC transporter permease produces the protein MERQWITARRTRSAIRMSVGERIFHVFNYLFFALVSWTTLFPFLNLLAKSLSSEEAVMSGSVSLFPVDIQFGTYLYVLSDSQFMRAFLVSVTIALAGTALGLLMTALAAYPLSKPRLRGRKFFILMYVFTMLFSGGLIPTYLLMQRLNLVDTLWVLFLPSMISVFNMLIIKNYFESLPEELEESAKMDGASNLTILFRITVPLSLPVFATIALFYAVGFWNDYFASMIYINTSELKPLQLYLKELLVHSNITYQDGGHVTNVDAVMNTTPQAIQAASILVATLPILLVYPFLQKYFVKGVLIGSVKG, from the coding sequence ATGGAACGTCAATGGATTACTGCGCGGAGAACGAGATCCGCCATTCGAATGTCGGTCGGGGAACGGATATTTCATGTGTTCAACTATCTCTTTTTTGCCTTGGTATCATGGACGACATTGTTCCCGTTCCTCAATTTGCTTGCCAAGTCGCTTAGCAGTGAGGAAGCTGTCATGTCAGGAAGCGTATCCTTGTTCCCGGTCGACATTCAGTTTGGTACATACCTGTATGTATTAAGCGATTCCCAATTCATGAGGGCCTTTCTCGTCTCGGTGACGATCGCGCTGGCGGGAACGGCGCTCGGTCTGCTCATGACTGCGCTTGCCGCTTATCCCTTGTCTAAACCTAGGCTGCGCGGCCGCAAGTTTTTTATCCTGATGTATGTATTCACCATGCTATTCAGCGGCGGCCTTATTCCGACGTATTTGCTGATGCAGCGGCTGAACCTGGTCGATACGTTATGGGTGCTCTTTCTGCCGAGCATGATAAGCGTGTTCAACATGCTGATTATAAAAAATTACTTCGAATCATTGCCGGAAGAACTGGAGGAATCGGCGAAAATGGACGGAGCGTCCAATCTAACGATTCTGTTCCGCATTACAGTTCCGCTGTCCTTGCCGGTATTCGCTACGATCGCGCTCTTCTATGCGGTTGGATTCTGGAACGATTATTTTGCCTCCATGATCTATATCAACACGTCAGAATTGAAACCGCTTCAATTGTACTTAAAGGAGCTGCTCGTCCATTCCAATATTACGTATCAGGACGGGGGCCACGTGACGAACGTCGATGCGGTCATGAACACGACGCCTCAGGCCATTCAGGCTGCTTCGATTCTCGTTGCTACTTTGCCTATATTACTCGTATATCCATTCCTGCAAAAGTATTTCGTGAAAGGGGTGCTGATCGGTTCCGTAAAAGGTTAG